A region from the Kineothrix sp. IPX-CK genome encodes:
- a CDS encoding S41 family peptidase: MKYNLNNNSEEYKNSPENDKKNNNNLQEKTGKGGFFGGIFTGVLLSLLIASCIFTVKQIYTTYQLKEASEVASAEMAAPEEIVSDLTMSKLRAIEDAIGTYYYKEDVDVQKMIDGMYEGVVGSLGDPYSTYYTQEDVQRLMEETEGIYYGIGAYVGMNTDTGLAQISGVIDSTPAQEAGLRDGDIIYKVDDVDVQGLELSEIVSKIKGLEGTTVHLTLYREGENDYLEFDIERRKIESPTVNYEMFTGSIGYLQITEFDDITLDQFTEAMAVLRGQGMQGLVLDLRSNPGGNLSTVTEIARQMLPKGLIVYTEDREGNRTEYSGDGTKVFDLPLVVLVNGYSASASEILAGAIKDYGIGELVGTTTFGKGIVQRVLSLSDGTALKLTVSSYFTPKGNNIHGIGIEPDEVCEFDSDQYYSNGYDNQLERAKEIIAEKIAAVTN; encoded by the coding sequence ATGAAATATAATTTAAACAATAATTCTGAGGAATATAAGAATAGCCCGGAGAACGATAAGAAAAATAACAATAATCTTCAGGAGAAAACCGGAAAAGGCGGTTTTTTCGGCGGAATCTTTACAGGAGTGCTTCTCAGCCTCTTAATTGCGAGCTGTATATTCACGGTGAAGCAGATTTATACGACGTATCAATTAAAAGAGGCCAGCGAGGTTGCAAGTGCGGAAATGGCGGCTCCGGAGGAAATCGTAAGCGACCTCACGATGTCGAAGCTGCGCGCCATTGAGGATGCCATAGGCACTTATTATTACAAAGAGGATGTCGATGTACAGAAGATGATTGACGGAATGTACGAGGGCGTAGTGGGATCTTTGGGCGACCCGTATTCCACTTATTATACGCAGGAGGATGTTCAGCGGCTGATGGAGGAGACGGAGGGCATCTATTACGGCATAGGCGCCTATGTAGGCATGAATACTGATACCGGACTGGCGCAGATCAGCGGAGTGATAGACAGCACGCCGGCACAGGAAGCAGGACTTCGTGACGGCGACATCATATATAAGGTAGATGATGTGGATGTGCAGGGGCTGGAGCTTTCGGAGATAGTGAGCAAAATCAAGGGACTCGAAGGAACGACGGTACACCTTACCTTATACAGAGAGGGTGAAAACGATTATCTTGAGTTCGATATAGAGCGCAGAAAGATAGAGAGTCCTACGGTCAACTATGAAATGTTTACAGGCAGCATCGGCTATCTTCAGATTACGGAATTCGATGATATTACCTTAGACCAGTTCACGGAGGCCATGGCAGTTCTGCGGGGGCAGGGTATGCAGGGCCTGGTGTTGGATCTGCGCTCGAATCCGGGCGGCAACCTAAGTACGGTTACGGAAATCGCCAGACAAATGCTCCCCAAGGGCTTGATCGTATATACGGAGGACAGAGAAGGAAACCGGACAGAATATTCCGGCGATGGAACGAAAGTGTTCGATTTGCCCTTGGTCGTTCTCGTTAACGGATATTCGGCCAGCGCATCGGAAATATTGGCGGGAGCTATTAAGGACTATGGTATAGGAGAGCTGGTGGGAACTACCACATTTGGAAAGGGAATCGTGCAGAGAGTGCTTTCACTGTCGGATGGAACGGCTCTTAAGCTCACAGTAAGCAGTTATTTTACACCGAAGGGTAACAATATTCACGGAATCGGCATCGAACCGGATGAGGTATGTGAGTTCGATAGCGACCAGTATTACAGCAATGGCTACGATAACCAGTTGGAGCGCGCGAAGGAAATCATCGCGGAGAAGATCGCTGCTGTGACCAATTAA